The proteins below come from a single Stomoxys calcitrans chromosome 1, idStoCalc2.1, whole genome shotgun sequence genomic window:
- the LOC106092773 gene encoding neuralized-like protein 4, with amino-acid sequence MATGGGTVNIGGGAALGATSAAAINANLQALQTFHQRCGRRITLSNGNRTASRSVRDFSHALVFSSEPLIDDVLFEVVIERKNHSWGGSIEIGVTSESPDKLELPSCATVMRNGTWVMSGIDVRKDGLCLTEFYGVDLETLNVNDRVGVMRTSKNELEFYVNGESQGVAAVNMPKTLWALVDLYGRCVQVSLCPTDAVASSGGGVGVCSVDFQEEMPQHSQQIVQNIDVDVTVTSSYTPNGGVLADAASSLANSAILTSGLCGLSLGNTGNTPTSISSVGDYYDMNDRLRFHTRCGSLVKLSPNCRSAERRRPLDEFNNGVVMTHRPLKDNELFEIRIDKLVDKWSGSIEVGVTTHNPNVLHFPATMTNMRSGTIMMSGCGILTNGKGTRRQYGEFNLDELREGDRVGMMRKANGNLHYYINGQDQGVAATRVPSTLWGVIDLYGMTIKVTIVDRDEREQQNLVTRRNNLISTNSTSIGGMTANGSGIANSAAPTPVLSLLSPESEVAAMADSALTAPAANQSRNDDRLTFHPMCGSHANVTHSGRTALRPNASDDFNNGVVLTRRPLRPNEMFQVRLERVVTKWAGSVEMGVTTHSAEELDFPFTMTNVRSGTWMMTGNGVMHNGITVIEQYGQNLDRLQVGDRVGVVRKDDGTLHFFVNGVDQGPAASNVPERVYGVIDLYGQAAQASIVDTSECNSPDTGNSTISNTTLYSETPLRFHTIHGKNASISNSGLTASRPNSLAEFNDAIVFSNRPLRQRELFEVSLEEVVRHWSGNIEIGVTGSRPEDIQLAANATEMDAIDTIILCGPMIFHNRKKLRSNVLVDLDTLGTGARVGVMRNGDFIHFFIDGVDQGPACECRSPNVWGVIDLYGQCAQVSLTQTQTADMRAPYATSENSQSCQATSVIQPTTLETKHRWTCISGNVTLTQNWTVASRLTGASAALSRCVVFSEHPLSVGSPFEIKIVSHNPLFAGCLSIGITDLNLSDDNVRKNIPLSIKRIPANVWYASGNEVRYNSTLLQRSMTSLEWLRVGDRIALELTPARTLRILLNSEDMNIQFQNVPNDVYVVVELQGSTMAVQVISSQGPTSPLRPFSLRLQDSLEFGVDPLNKQDSMLESIDSEALIYEFSDIYGKNIRLFDEHRSAMRTQSYNHGLIFVTKPLCKGDSISIKIDSINTKWKGSIGLGVVGQCPQISSGSALPPSIIQCKRPCWLATHDYININGQQIASKYGEALEHIQPGTVITMTLTHAGMLIIMVGSINLEDLASGLSNHVYPVFDLYGKCERITIITGSDMARNGTPIVEESTALEIDSIDQDSSIPQCEKADLEVHEKETEQSSSVNTNPTTTSAMNRSVLESVSENLLLNMSIKNRTLEQNRADPSSSSSSCCLRESLQLQHTTNLNIQRSQSTQRFYNALIAYATAPPNEGYSGPSTSAAACAPTGSGGGGAGSLVASQNYDTNKEMDQPEEVLGAVGGFSPRDTAETEDPNVRCASKENPHELNEEANLALQQQQRQENEQENNNNSLVNNNASNQVEMPTGNAPPEIVENHEGVVGDEDYVVDVFNDRLLLLRQLHLQRRQEQQRMQQHLQLDNNSSSSSTQFDSMQSIASIERKDCEYLKLVQQFRTSLVLPDSFFQTSIEPICFCVHCNAQASEKLHGWVYFKLNQQTVNSNSSTQHALDGDLNGDWLPLFYMTRVDKIRAILDHGQPLPIDTNGETHSHSSSNQKDEPGTRLELHFTPNSTAIIPINQQHKYHLNGQSYKINTAFEVYVRRQSICASSKSSANEVVKFHEERRSSTSDVDMAAAGGTTSSTSATAGANHAANELYAGPSTSLSSAPVIKDQTWFTKEAGACVITALILKLDKVSSATTNDMH; translated from the exons ATGGCAACTGGTGGAGGAACCGTTAATATTGGAGGTGGTGCAGCTTTGGGAgcaacatcagcagcagcaatcAATGCGAATCTTCAAGCCCTCCAGACTTTTCATCAACGTTGTGGTCGTCGTATAACACTTTCCAATGGCAATAGAACAGCTTCTAGATCTGTAAGAGATTTCAGTCACGCCCTGGTGTTTAGTTCGGAGCCATTGATAGATGATGTCTTGTTTGAAGTGGTCATAGAACGAAAG AACCATTCTTGGGGCGGTAGCATTGAAATTGGTGTCACCTCCGAGTCACCGGACAAGCTGGAGCTACCTTCATGTGCCACTGTTATGCGTAATGGCACCTGGGTAATGTCAGGAATAGATGTACGCAAGGATGGTTTATGCCTTACCGAATTTTATGGCGTTGATCTGGAGACTCTAAATGTGAATGACCGTGTAGGGGTCATGCGTACGTCCAAAAATGAATTGGAGTTTTATGTTAATGGTGAATCACAAGGTGTGGCGGCGGTTAATATGCCTAAGACTTTGTGGGCTTTGGTGGATTTGTATGGGCGCTGTGTTCAAGTGTCTTTATGTCCTACGGATGCAGTGGCCAGTAGTGGTGGCGGTGTTGGAGTTTGTAGTGTG GACTTTCAGGAGGAAATGCCTCAACATTCCCAGCAAATCGTGCAAAACATTGATGTGGATGTTACCGTCACCAGCTCATATACTCCAAATGGGGGCGTACTTGCCGATGCCGCTTCATCATTGGCCAATTCTGCCATTTTGACGTCGGGCCTGTGTGGTCTTTCTTTGGGCAATACGGGCAACACGCCTACTTCTATTTCATCTGTGGGTGATTATTATGACATGAACGACAGATTGCGTTTTCATACCCGCTGTGGTTCGTTGGTAAAGCTATCACCCAATTGCCGTTCAGCCGAAAGAAGGCGCCCCTTGGATGAATTTAACAATGGTGTGGTTATGACCCATCGCCCTCTGAAAGACAATGAATTATTTGAAATACGCATTGATAAATTGGTGGACAAGTGGTCGGGTTCCATAGAGGTTGGGGTGACCACCCACAATCCCAATGTTTTACATTTTCCTGCCACAATGACAAACATGCGCTCGGGCACAATAATGATGTCGGGCTGTGGCATTTTGACCAATGGTAAGGGCACGCGACGCCAATATGGCGAATTCAATTTGGATGAGTTGAGAGAAGGTGATCGTGTGGGCATGATGCGCAAGGCTAATGGAAATCTCCACTACTATATTAATGGCCAAGATCAAGGAGTAGCTGCCACTCGAGTACCTTCTACTCTCTGGGGGgttattgatttatatggcatgaCCATTAAGGTGACGATTGTGGATAGGGATGAACGAGAACAACAGAATTTGGTGACCCGGCGTAACAATCTAATATCGACAAATAGTACTTCCATAGGCGGTATGACAGCAAATGGAAGTGGCATTGCGAATTCGGCAGCGCCCACTCCAGTTCTTAGTTTGCTTAGTCCTGAAAGTGAGGTGGCGGCCATGGCGGATTCAGCACTTACAGCACCGGCGGCTAATCAGTCCAGAAATGATGATCGCTTGACTTTTCATCCCATGTGTGGATCACATGCAAATGTTACACATTCCGGCAGAACGGCATTGAGGCCAAA TGCCTCCGATGACTTCAATAATGGTGTAGTACTAACACGACGTCCTTTGAGGCCCAATGAAATGTTTCAAGTTCGGTTGGAACGAGTTGTTACCAAATGGGCGGGTTCGGTTGAAATGGGAGTTACCACCCACAGTGCAGAGGAGCTTGATTTCCCTTTTACCATGACCAATGTTCG CTCTGGAACTTGGATGATGACCGGCAATGGTGTGATGCATAATGGCATTACTGTAATCGAACAATATGGCCAGAATCTGGATCGCTTACAAGTGGGCGATCGTGTGGGTGTGGTTCGCAAAGATGACGGCACACTTCACTTCTTTGTTAATGGCGTAGATCAAGGCCCGGCTGCCTCAAATGTTCCTGAACGTGTTTATGGTGTCATAGATTTGTATGGACAAGCTGCCCAGGCTTCCATAGTGGACACATCTGAGTGCAATAGCCCAGATACAGGCAATTCCACAATATCGAATACCACTTTGTACAGTGAAACGCCTTTAAGATTCCATACCATACATGGCAAAAATGCTAGTATTTCGAATAGTGGTTTAACTGCATCGCGACCCAACTCTTTGGCGGAGTTTAATGATGCCATTGTTTTCAGCAATCGCCCTTTGAGACAAAGGGAACTTTTTGAAGTGTCTCTCGAGGAGGTGGTTAGGCATTGGTCGGGCAACATAGAGATAGGAGTTACTGGCTCCCGTCCCGAGGATATACAGTTGGCGGCCAATGCCACTGAAATGGATGCCATTGACACAATCATATTGTGTGGCCCCATGATTTTTCACAATCGTAAAAAGCTACGGTCCAATGTTTTGGTGGATCTCGACACCTTGGGCACAGGGGCTCGGGTGGGGGTAATGCGAAATGGCGACTTTATACATTTTTTCATAGATGGCGTAGATCAAGGACCGGCTTGTGAGTGCCGCTCACCTAATGTTTGGGGTGTCATTGATTTATATGGCCAATGTGCCCAGGTATCTTTGACACAAACCCAAACAGCGGATATGCGTGCTCCATACGCTACCAGTGAGAACTCGCAAAGTTGTCAGGCCACTTCGGTTATACAGCCCACCACTTTGGAGACAAAACATCGTTGGACCTGCATTTCGGGCAATGTTACTTTGACACAGAATTGGACAGTGGCTTCACGTCTAACGGGAGCATCGGCAGCATTGTCGCGTTGTGTGGTATTCTCCGAGCATCCTTTGAGTGTGGGCTCGCCCTTTGAGATAAAAATCGTTTCGCACAATCCTTTGTTTGCGG GCTGTCTTAGCATTGGCATTACCGATCTTAATTTGTCCGATGACAATGTGCGTAAAAACATTCCATTGAGTATTAAACGCATACCAGCTAATGTTTGGTATGCCTCAGGCAACGAGGTTCGCTATAATTCCACGTTATTGCAAAGATCCATGACTTCATTAGAATGGCTGCGAGTGGGAGATCGCATAGCCTTAGAATTAACGCCCGCTCGAACATTACGCATTTTGCTTAATTCTGAAGACATGAATATACAATTCCAAAATGTGCCCAAT GATGTTTATGTGGTTGTTGAGCTTCAAGGTTCTACCATGGCCGTACAGGTGATTTCCTCCCAAGGGCCTACCTCCCCACTCAGACCGTTCAGTTTGCGTCTACAGGATTCTTTGGAATTTGGCGTGGATCCCTTGAACAAACAGGATTCAATGTTGGAGTCCATTGATTCTGAAGCTTTGATTTATGAGTTCTCCGATATTTATGGGAAAAATATCAGGCTTTTCGATGAACATCGTTCGGCAATGCGTACCCAATCTTACAATCATGGCTTGATATTTGTAACCAAGCCTTTATGCAAAGGAGACAGTATTAGT ATAAAAATCGATTCCATTAACACCAAATGGAAAGGCTcgattggcttaggtgtagtgGGTCAATGTCCCCAAATCTCAAGTGGTTCTGCCTTACCACCGTCCATTATACAGTGTAAACGTCCTTGTTGGTTGGCCACACACGATTACATCAATATAAATGGCCAACAAATAGCGTCAAAGTATGGCGAAGCTTTGGAACATATACAACCGGGCACTGTTATAACCATGACACTAACTCATGCAGGAATGTTGA tcaTAATGGTGGGTTCCATTAATCTGGAGGATCTAGCTTCTGGTCTTTCGAATCATGTCTATCCCGTCTTCGACCTCTATGGTAAATGTGAACGCATAACAATTATCACCGGCAGTGATATGGCTCGCAATGGCACTCCCATTGTGGAAGAATCAACCGCTTTGGAAATTGATTCCATAGATCAGGACTCTAGTATACCACAATGTGAGAAGGCCGATTTGGAAGTACACGAAAAAGAAACGGAACAATCCTCCAGTGTAAACACCAATCCTACCACTACCAGTGCAAT gAATCGTTCTGTTTTGGAAAGCGTTTCGGAAAATCTTTTGCTCAATATGTCTATTAAAAATCGTACATTAGAACAGAATCGTGCTGATCCTAGTAGTTCGAGTTCATCATG CTGCCTGCGGGAATCACTTCAGTTGCAGCACACCACTAATCTAAATATACAACGAAGTCAGAGTACACAACGTTTTTACAATGCCCTAATCGCTTATGCTACCGCACCGCCAAATGAGGGCTATAGTGGGCCCTCCACTTCGGCTGCAGCTTGTGCCCCAActggtagtggtggtggtggcgctGGTAGTTTGGTAGCCTCACAAAACTATGATACCAATAAGGAAATGGATCAACCAGAAGAAGTCTTGGGAGCGGTGGGAGGATTTTCACCCAGAGATACGGCCGAAACGGAAGATCCAAATGTTCGTTGTGCTTCCAAAGAAAACCCTCATGAATTAAATGAAGAAGCCAATTTGGCTTTGCAACAGCAACAGAGGCAAGAAAACGAAcaggaaaataataataatagcttGGTAAACAACAACGCCAGTAATCAGGTGGAAATGCCCACGGGTAATGCGCCACCTGAAATTGTCGAAAATCATGAAGGTGTAGTGGGCGATGAAGACTACGTGGTGGATGTGTTCAATGATCGTTTACTTTTGCTGCGCCAGCTGCATTTGCAAAGGCGGCAGGAGCAGCAGCGTATGCAGCAACATTTGCAGCTGGACAACAATTCCTCCTCATCTTCCACCCAATTTGATAGTATGCAGTCCATAGCCTCAATCGAACGCAAGGATTGTGAATATCTTAAGCTGGTGCAACAATTTCGAACTTCCCTTGTATTGCCGGATAGCTTTTTTCAAACTTCCATAGAGCCCATTTGTTTTTGTGTCCACTGTAATGCTCAGGCTTCAGAGAAACTTCATGGCTGGGTGTATTTCAAACTTAATCAGCAGACAGTAAATTCGAATTCCTCCACCCAACATGCTCTGGATGGGGATCTCAATGGCGATTGGCTACCTTTGTTCTATATGACACGCGTCGATAAAATTCGTGCTATATTAGATCATGGCCAACCCCTGCCCATTGATACAAATGGTGAAACTCATTCGCATAGTAGTAGCAATCAGAAAGATGAGCCTGGCACTCGTCTCGAGTTGCATTTCACACCCAACTCCACAGCCATTATACCCATTAACCAACAGCATAAATATCATCTGAATGGTCAATCGTACAAAATCAATACTGCCTTTGAGGTTTATGTGCGGCGTCAGAGTATCTGCGCTTCTTCGAAGTCCTCCGCAAACGAAGTAGTCAAGTTTCATGAGGAAAGGCGTTCCTCCACCTCCGATGTAGACATGGCTGCGGCAGGTGGTACCACATCATCTACCTCAGCTACTGCTGGAGCAAATCATGCGGCCAATGAGTTATATGCTGGTCCCTCAACGTCGCTCTCCTCGGCGCCCGTCATTAAAGATCAGACTTGGTTTACCAAAGAAGCCGGAGCTTGTGTTATAACCGCCTTGATATTGAAGCTGGACAAAGTTTCATCAGCAACAACTAATGACATGCATTAG